From Plasmodium malariae genome assembly, chromosome: 4:
GAAAGTAGTGGATAAAGAAGTGGAATATATAGAGAAAAAACGATTTGAGAGCAAAGAAGTGGCTGAAGAAGAGGAGGTAGTGGAGGCGGCAGTAGActatgaaaaggaaaaactttTTGAGAGTAAAGAAATGGTTGAAAAGGAGAAAGTAGTGGATAAAAAAGTGGAATATATAGAGAAAAAACGATTTGAGAGCAAAGAAGTGGTTGAAGAGGAAGTAGCCAATTTTGTAGAGGAAAAACGctctaataataaatatgtcaTTGAAGCGGAGGAAGTAGCTGAAGGGATAGTTGATTATGGAGAGGAAAGATGTTCTGAGAGTAAAGAAATGGCTGTAAAAGAAGAGATACCAGAAAAATCAGCGGAATATGTAAAGGGAAAACGTTTTAAGAGTAAAGAAGTGGCTGAAGAAGAGGAAGTAGTGAAGGCGGCAGTAGActatgaaaaggaaaaactttTTGAGAGTAAAGAAATGGTTGAAAAGGAGAAAGTAGTGGATAAAAAAGTGGAATATATAGAGAAAAAGCAATTTGAGAGTAAAGAAATGACCTCAAAAGAAGAAGCAGAGTACGTAGAGAGAAAAATTTTGCAGAGTAAAGAATTTACTGAAGAAGAGGAAGTAGTGGAGTTTGATAAGGAACAACTTTTTGAGAGTAAAGAAGCGcctgaaaaagaaaaagtggAGTTTGTAGAGAAAAAACTTTTTGAGAGTAAAGAAATGGCTAAAGAGGAAGCAGTGACgtatgaaaaggaaaaaaaatttgagaGTAAAGAAACGACTGAAGAAGAGGCTTATATAGAGGAAAAACCTTTTCAGAGTAAAGAAATCGTTGAAGAAGAGGTAGTGGAATATGAAGAGGAAAAACTTTTTGAGAATAAAGAAATGACTAAGGTAGAGGAAATGGGTGAGATAACAGCCAAGATAAACGATTTTGGAAGTGTAGAGATGTATGAAACAGAGAAGATTTTAGAAGAACGTAGAAATTTTGCCTCCTTTGAAGATAATTCATTGGAAAGgatagaattaaaaaatagcaaatttaatgaattaaatgaaaataataataaacttgaaaatattaatgagaGAAATATGACAAAGGTAAAAATGTGTGAAAGTGTTATTCTTGAAAAAAgggaagaaaatgaaaaaaagtgtgaaaataaaaaattaaccctagaagaaattaatgaaataaaagttgataaaatttttaacatcAAAAGTAtagaagaggaaaaaaaaaaagaagcaattTTCTCATTAAATAAGGAACATGCACATTCATTAATTGATGAAGGTTATGAAGAAGGATTTTTATTGTCATTCGAATTAAATAACTCTAAAAGAACGTTCGGAgatgataatattaacataaataatacgATAAAAGAACAATTGGAGGATGCTAATACAGAAATGAGTtgtaatcattttttaaatattatcaaTGAAGAAAACATACACAGAATATATGATGTGACAAAGGAATTGAATTGTTCTCAAAAAAATTCTTTGAAAGAGGAAAGAGAATTCTCTATTAATGGATATAAGAAGAATGTGTTATATGagcaaaatggaaatattattaaccatattaataatagttatttgaataataaattacaaagTGGGAGGAACAATGGAAGAAGTGAATTTACCAAAGATATTGAAGAATTAGAAATTGCAATGAGGAAatgtaatgaaaaagaagTCGATAGAAATGATAAAGTTGAAAAAAGGATCACACTGCTTGATATGGAGCATACGGCTAATTTAAGGAAAGTAGAACATGaggaaataatttttaagtgtgaaaagaagaagaaaggggaaaaaaggaataaaaggAACAAGAAACACATTAATCGCTATTTGTTTAACATTACAAAACAGTTCGAATACGAATCAAACAGTTTACAATATTTGAAGGCTTTGAAAGAGTTGCCTCCactaaaatttttgaaatgcAAAGATATGAAACCGTTTTTACATCTTTTTAACATTGTTTTGAAAGTTGTGTGTGAGCATTACCGTAATGGTACGCTAAACATTACAGTCAATAAGCCTATGTATTAAGTACACACACGTGTTGATttgtatgcacatatgtatatgtattttttcatttgtgtatatctgtatatgtatatacatatatattaatatgtttgTCTTTGTTTACCGCAGAAGATTTTGTGTATGTTTTGGCTGGAGATGAGACTGGCTGCATTTATGTAAAGCTCAGCCTAAAGCATAAGGAATTCTGCGAGGTATAatagaaaagagaaaaagaaataaagacTGATCCTTTTAGAGATTTGCGAGTATGTGAGTTGTATAAAAGTCTGTATGTGTGGGtgtgtttgtatatatgtacactgATGCATTTTATGTTTCCtgaaattgtttttattattttctacaCGTTTAGGCaggaaaaaatttcattttagcAAATTGCTGTTCTGCGGTTGAAGGTTATCGCATAATATTAGAAATTAACgaatatagtaatatattcttattaaaatataacactATAAAAGAtgttaacaaaaatataaatttttctgaTGCTAAATTTGTCACGTTGTCCGAATGTAGAATTTAATGTAATGGGAcggaaaatattttttctgagTGTTAATCATGCTCACTATACATTTTTTCGATTTACGTTTATTaatacgtacatgtataatACCGTGGaatgattatttttacaGTAAATTTGTAGTCATTGCTtcattttgaattattttgctttattttgctttattttgcttcattttgttttattttattttaattaattttttttttatggcaATATGCTTCCTTTTTGGGAGTATCtgcgtattttttttttgtaacatttttaatttgttaattaaaaatattttttctttttttttgtaacatCTGCAAGGTTGAATGTTTGTGTATGCTTTCATTATATGAagcttttataaaaaagagaatgactaattttgataaatataatatgaaaagttgtatacatatgtatatatatacatacatacaatatattatttatacaacTGCAAATAAGATACATACGtttgatattatttttgcaCATCGCTATCACTACTAATTTCGTCAATTGCCATATTCATAggattaacaaaaataaaaaataatgtctTATTTAAACAGAAATGTGATAacatatttgaatatttgaatttttgcTTCACGATTTTCtgtgaattttttatatgaaataaaacgaaaaataaaatataattaaataaaaaatataaaataaaaaagtaaaaaatatttctataatttcatttttgataattttgTAGAGTACTgtttaatataacaaaagtttcatatagaaaataaaatttattttcccgTTACCTTTACCACATCTTAAactttatatgtttatgttcttttaaaaataacttaATTCTGCAGTTTGTACATCCAAACATTTCGAATAATCAAGTATGGTAATACCACATTGCCACAATTATAGAACATTCAagcataatataaatatatataaatatatatatattagttgaCAGACgtagatatatttaattctgTCCAcatgttttaaaaatggaataCTTAAATTTTGGTGCccaagaataaaaaaaaataagctctatatataaatgaaggaaaaagtattattttaaaaattgtaccTATGAGGGATAGCAGTAATATCGAAATACCAATTTTTACGGTTCATTGATAAGATTCGTGTATGCGCAAggataacaaaaaaaaagaaaaagaaaaagaaaaagaaaatttttgtaaaataaagagtaaaaaataaaattttattaatattaataaactaTATAATTTGGAATTTTACTAATCCCCAAAATATGGATAATGTTTAACTAAGACGAGATCATTTAAGTTATtactacatttttaaaagtatttgTTAATTTCGACAGTTAAACGCCCAAACATCTGTGAAATggctatacatatatatatacatatatgtatattcgtTTGTGTATGTATTGTACGTATGAGCCTACAGGAGATATGCATAATGTTGCTCCCTGTTTTAGTAATTCACTTCCCTATCTAAACGTGGGACATTGTGAAAAGctaatttatgtttatatgacCAAAACAAAAGggtgttttcatttttgcatacgttacacatatatagatcgaaaataaatacaaaatatccttttaaagcattttttttttttatttttatatataactttatatatatcttacaCAGTTTTCCTTTCTTTAATTCTCAGTAGCTGTCTGGACATGATGTGCTCTAACAAATTATAAGGTAAAAAGCTAATaactaattttaatattgcacatatgtaaaaattttgtcCGACAGGTAGGGTAAAGAAAAGTATGAACAATCACCTGAAATGCTAATGGGAATGTTTTATTACGAGAGAATTTCTATAGATACCCCCAAATCATATTTATACtacaccttttttttttttttgtttttatttttctctcaTAATCTACCGTATACATTTCTATAAAAAGAAATCCTTAAGATGATGctatttttcaattataaaaaaaaaaaaaaggctttaaaagcatattttctttttatttactttatattttgtaatatgcctttttttctttattataacataaaattactactaatatatttcttacttttaattataatttaaaatattttaaatataaaaatacattactACAGTTCTCGCTtgattaaaagaaaaaacgtTCTAAAAAACTATTGtgttttttgtaaaataaaaaaaaaaaactcttCCATAAATAATCTACAACACACAAAAGGCTTACAACACAGcaactttctttttttttttttttaaagtataattatatatataaaaataacgtttcaataaaaatatacataagcacgtatattatatacattatgtatatatatataatcttaaaatataataaataaaatttataatatatatggataaattaaaaaatttatatagacatataataatataaaaaaaaaaaaaaatatatatatatatatatatatatacaatatatatattattctattaaCTCTACggacataatatatattcatatataattccATTACTTAAAGGGTTACAATTACTCTTTATACATTTGTTTagttaaaatgttaaaataaaaaaggaataccaataaaaaaaaatataaaactacGTGTGCAGGTATATAAGTaataaacaattataattacttagttttttcctatattaaaaacacacgtttatttatctttaaaaaaattgtctacttgaaatatatttccatatataatgacaaaaaaaaaaaaaaaaattttttttaatttttatcattcttAGGAAATTTGAGGGTGGAAGgtgattaatatatacattaaaaaatatagaattcAACtcgataatatatatataatatatatgcctCCTCTCTCATAACCTGCTCTCATCCTCTACCCTCACATGTTGTTATTCAATTTTCTAGTCTTCTACTATTTGTGTTATCAaaacatttatttcttttggGGGTGGGCGTTACCAGCGTTGTGTGTGACTATACCAAGGGGTGAAGGATGTGCACCATTAGCTCCATCTGCTTTTTTGGgttgtttatttttgtagTGAAGTCCTAAACCTAATGCAGTTCCTAAAAGTACAGCTATTCCCGATGCTATTGAAGAAATCATCATGATCTTTtgatttctcttttttctttctgcttccgtcaattttttatatcctgTTTGTGCTACATTCTTTCCTGCTACAACAGTGTTGTAGAAACTTGGAGCAATTATGTTGACTGCTAATAATgtagcaaaaatatatactatcttggtgattttcatttttgataaaatgttattaaaatgttaatatggTTGGAGAAGGGGAgggaaaattattattatattataataaaaataataataaaaaaaaaaataattgtttaaaaaaacaaaaaaaactattGAGATTTTTCTCTTATAAGAAATTGTTTAATACAATTAAGGGTTTCTTCCTAAGCGttttaaattgtatataaaatattattagataaatctaattaaaatatattgttttaaaaacactaaaataaaatttttctttaaataaaaataaaaaaatatatttaaaaaaaaaaaaaaaattaatttaaaattatattaaaatttctaattcaatttttgttaaaaaaattttattaaaatttttttataaatttataatgataattatggtaaaattatttaacaaTTGGCTATATTTTTGggtaaaatttaaaaacaattttgtttttatttaaataatgaatttattttatgctaTTAAAATAAGAGTAAAGGTGTCATTgtgtaattatttaataactcCTGCactctttttttatagttataaaaataaaaaaaaattgcttcTTGATAAAAAGTAACCGAGCTCTCAACATGTGTTATTTCTTTGCTCTTTATCTAagttcatcattttttagaGAGAAAATAACTACAATGTACTCGGACCaagaatataaaagtaaatattttttcaaaggCGGGGTAAATTTTAggattttgttattattttaaaagccAATAATTGTTAATTccattttatgttttattattttgtcatttaattcttttttttttttttttgtgtgcaTGTTTTTGAGTAACAAATGCAATTATAGCAACCCCAGATATAACTTTGTTATTTCAATGAGTTATTTATTCTtgcataataatttaaaaaagcatTTCACTTGCAAGATTCATTTAATATTCCAAGTTTTTTAGCCCTTTGCCCCTagaattttatttgaataaaatagtaatagtagtgATGGTACATTGAACCTAGTATAAAACCTTAGTTAGTAGTATATCTcaatagcttttttttttttttttttttcttttagtGCTGGGAtctattgaaaaaaaaatatatatatatatataaattcatattaatgttatacatatatatatatttttatatatatgtatatatacatttgtatgtatagtgtaactaaaaaataacgaatgaactaaataaaaaaaaaaaaaaaaagagattcTAAAGTAATAAttagtataataaataaaaaagttattaagCGTTAAAGGGacttaattttgtatattttgctaATTCAGTTTTTACGTAAACATTTTTAGAAAAGatagttatataaattattacatttttgtaatttaagatatatatataaataaaacaattccTAACTCCAAGATCACcgaaatatgtttatatatatatatatatatatattatatatataaatattaattttttgttaataaaaataatttaattacattGTCAATTAATAAGCAAAGaatcaatttaaaaaaagaagtgtGTTTGGTTAGCAGTAAAAGCTCATATTCTGTTATCTTACGAAAAAGCCATTGATATggtaaataaagaaaaataacaatgataattattgtaataatattccGAATAAATTACACATTAATACCCCTATTTTATGatacaagaaaaatatatacatattaagtatatatatatttatatattgtatataaatatatgttcttaTATGTGTTAAATACTGATCTAAATTTGTTTGTATGTTTAaacattgtttttttttttttggaatattttaagttaaatttattgtaattatatagaatataatataaaagaaatagccgaaaaaaaatgtttgtacatatgtatataatcaGGATTggaaaagtataaaattgaagttgaaagatataaaaaattagatttaaaattttttttgtaaatatatatatatatgtaatacaatctattatttttttattgtatttactTTTTCAATTTCACCGAAAAAAAAGGTACTTCGTATAACTagtgtaaaataaatttcatttatgttgttaatgcaaaaataaaaaaaaatcccatttttgaaatttttttattttttgtagtaatattataattgtgAAATTAAACACATAATACTAAATagcttaatatttttagtttagaattattcaaaaaggaaaaagttttgttaataatactctgctatattattaaatattattacattatcttattttggttatattaattcagtaataagaaaaattgttatattactaaaaaaaaaaatatataaattttaaattaatataatgaaaagttCTGTACATAAATTACCTTTTTTTAGAAAGAGGTACGACATactatatacaatatatattattattttatgtgtaatatatatatatttcaaaatatatataatggttgtgttatatataattttatgttgATCAGGTTTGCAATAATTTAATATCTAAAAAATTAGGTATTTTACTGAGAATAATGAGATTTACACTTAATCATTGTGATTTGgtaaaatggtaaaaaattcgtaagaaaagaaaagtgCTCAAGATTCTTGTGATggagaaatataataaataatgagtTTATAGTTGTAAAgttagaattttttttctttcccttttaattcttttataacatatatacatacacacgtataaacatacgtatataaagTTGTAATGTGTAACAAacttaaaatattgaaaactCGATCTTAGCGTTTCTTTACATGCAAACATATATAGACAACCTatagaaagagaaaaatagaatttctaaataatatatttatggaatggaaataaattagaaaaatttttaagttgtacatatatattttcatctatatatttattgtactATATAATCAACATATGttctaaattaattatataaagtacgctataatttcttcttattatttctttgtaacactaataaaaataatattataattttacaagtaacatattttataccatatgaaaaaatattaagaaagaattgctatgttaaaaatagaaattataaaaaaacatatgcaTGCTTATCACAATGATTCGAAAAGgcataataacaaataaataataataattctctctctctctatatatatgtttattttgaaataatgaatgtatcaatttatatcataatttataaaatgaacaaaaaaagaaaaataaatcccTAAAGTATGTTGCCCCATACAAAGGATTTAGAATGAGCACTTGAGAGACagaaaatatgttatatacgAAATCGGCAAAAATACAATTGTTAATGTACTTGAATAAGTATACATAACAAGAAGTATTTACATGGAAATGCATACTTTtcttaatgaaaataattccAACAAAcatttgtttaaatatattctttcttTCATTTGGGAGGTAAAAAATTTGCTAGGAGGGAAAGGATAAAAATGAGgagtatttatttaatatgctGTACTTCTCCTAATTACTGCTTAGAACTTTTATACGTAAgaattcttttcttttttttattatttattctaaaaAGAAATGTTTGTGCAAATAAATCATTTATGAAGTTTTTTAAAGGTTAATttatcacaaaaaaaaaaaaggaaaaaagaaaaaagtaatctatatttttaaaatgtcaCAAAaggatatatgtatatatatatatatatatatatatatatattttaatacttttttccctttcactttagaaattataaatacaaatataaatataattttccaCAAAATTAGTAAACATAATAACTTTTCAGCATGcaataaattattacttgtatatatatatatatatatatatatataaaagcacaatatatatatatgtatgtatt
This genomic window contains:
- the PmUG01_04029800 gene encoding conserved Plasmodium protein, unknown function; translation: MFYLYNKLTESSRKSHNEKSNSNVRKEKDVIFSSDGNMYRKKHREEDYKKDEDFFLMFEEKERNEGSKLNKGDSESSSEKQNCNIFLKDENIEGAHIISELKEKKKDTEREMDVKWKGNDMKCERIDVACEGAGVAFEWIETMCEGVGESSEQPDIHTDNVNAQCEQLDESGDDFFKIDEGNFSTFTFAASYDTKRNSVEGYSGNTNYECKRSDVINEENYENPSSILNVNISFADNGRNLLLSDEKKELQNDNSESLVLEKTLSVPTLYKNEAFFIPHKNLTQSDDNVSEYKKEKLEFLLLEDGNKNIKKDEHSERGYTLKEVTSIYSYNHNSVHVKSEKEVSINEKIKTEFLCSNISEKNISHESLCKKMNSNSAVTYGNLDGENERKADTFNINFIFAKTDSEGGKMGNSNDNEENKRGNLKEAYSHNNAHIDMDYEANDDKYNSDVHSSVHNDIPNSAHNDIQNGVPNTNVHISRNNLKDDSSEFFYFFHSNKGDGNLGEQIFVNKNLENLEKIIEQDNNRSLLGNILGGKKEIESSHVELENGNDNEVLEKSGSVNSETMEVGSIKSGKDDEQFIWESPSEVKGIVNGKEKIYSENKDVVEVEEAAVEVVDLKDEKRFESKEVAEEEEVVEAAVDYEKEKLFESKEMVEKEKVVDKEVEYIEKKRFESKEVAEEEEVVEAAVDYEKEKLFESKEMVEKEKVVDKKVEYIEKKRFESKEVVEEEVANFVEEKRSNNKYVIEAEEVAEGIVDYGEERCSESKEMAVKEEIPEKSAEYVKGKRFKSKEVAEEEEVVKAAVDYEKEKLFESKEMVEKEKVVDKKVEYIEKKQFESKEMTSKEEAEYVERKILQSKEFTEEEEVVEFDKEQLFESKEAPEKEKVEFVEKKLFESKEMAKEEAVTYEKEKKFESKETTEEEAYIEEKPFQSKEIVEEEVVEYEEEKLFENKEMTKVEEMGEITAKINDFGSVEMYETEKILEERRNFASFEDNSLERIELKNSKFNELNENNNKLENINERNMTKVKMCESVILEKREENEKKCENKKLTLEEINEIKVDKIFNIKSIEEEKKKEAIFSLNKEHAHSLIDEGYEEGFLLSFELNNSKRTFGDDNININNTIKEQLEDANTEMSCNHFLNIINEENIHRIYDVTKELNCSQKNSLKEEREFSINGYKKNVLYEQNGNIINHINNSYLNNKLQSGRNNGRSEFTKDIEELEIAMRKCNEKEVDRNDKVEKRITLLDMEHTANLRKVEHEEIIFKCEKKKKGEKRNKRNKKHINRYLFNITKQFEYESNSLQYLKALKELPPLKFLKCKDMKPFLHLFNIVLKVVCEHYRNEDFVYVLAGDETGCIYVKLSLKHKEFCEAGKNFILANCCSAVEGYRIILEINEYSNIFLLKYNTIKDVNKNINFSDAKFVTLSECRI
- a CDS encoding early transcribed membrane protein, with the protein product MKITKIVYIFATLLAVNIIAPSFYNTVVAGKNVAQTGYKKLTEAERKKRNQKIMMISSIASGIAVLLGTALGLGLHYKNKQPKKADGANGAHPSPLGIVTHNAGNAHPQKK